A genomic segment from Deltaproteobacteria bacterium encodes:
- a CDS encoding glycine--tRNA ligase: protein MPAPTMEKVVNLCKRRGFVYPGSEIYGGLGSSLDYGPLGVELKRNVKEAWWREIVTRRDDVVGLDAAIIMHPRVWEASGHLAGFTDPLVDCKGCKQRFRADQVAGARCPECGGELTEARQFNLMFKTFVGPVEDTAHVAFLRPETAQGTFINFRNVLETSRLKLPFGIAQIGRSFRNEITPGNFLFRTREFEQMELEFFVRPGEDERWYDYWRNARFEWYVRLGLKRDRLRLRPHARDELAHYAKACVDVEYAFPFGWSELEGIANRTDFDLKRHSEHSGKDLTYFDEERRERYFPYVIEPAAGADRTTLALLVDAYDEDEVEGEARVVLRLHPRLAPYKAAVFPLLRKDGQPERARRIYDALRRHFPVDYDQAGSIGRRYRRQDEVGTPFGITVDHDTMKDGTVTLRDRDAMTQVRLPEDRLVEELGARIERPAA, encoded by the coding sequence ATGCCCGCCCCGACGATGGAGAAGGTGGTGAACCTCTGCAAGCGGCGGGGGTTCGTCTACCCGGGCAGCGAGATCTACGGCGGCCTCGGCTCGAGCCTCGACTACGGCCCGCTCGGGGTCGAGCTCAAGCGCAACGTGAAGGAGGCCTGGTGGCGAGAGATCGTCACCCGTCGCGACGACGTCGTCGGCCTCGACGCGGCGATCATCATGCACCCGCGGGTGTGGGAGGCCTCCGGCCACCTGGCCGGCTTCACGGACCCGCTCGTCGACTGCAAGGGCTGCAAGCAGCGCTTTCGCGCCGACCAGGTCGCGGGCGCACGCTGTCCCGAGTGCGGCGGCGAGCTCACCGAGGCGCGGCAGTTCAACCTCATGTTCAAGACCTTCGTCGGGCCGGTCGAGGACACCGCGCACGTGGCCTTCCTCCGCCCGGAGACCGCACAGGGCACCTTCATCAACTTCCGCAACGTGCTCGAGACCTCGCGCCTGAAGCTCCCCTTCGGCATCGCCCAGATCGGGCGCTCGTTCCGCAACGAGATCACCCCGGGCAACTTCCTCTTCCGCACGCGCGAGTTCGAGCAGATGGAGCTCGAGTTCTTCGTCCGCCCCGGCGAGGACGAGCGGTGGTATGACTACTGGCGCAACGCGCGCTTCGAGTGGTACGTCCGCCTCGGCTTGAAGCGCGACCGCCTCCGCCTCCGCCCGCACGCCCGCGACGAGCTCGCGCACTACGCCAAGGCGTGCGTCGACGTCGAGTACGCCTTCCCCTTCGGCTGGTCCGAGCTCGAGGGGATCGCGAACCGCACCGACTTCGACCTGAAGCGGCACAGCGAGCACAGCGGCAAGGACCTCACCTACTTCGACGAGGAGCGGCGCGAGCGCTACTTCCCCTACGTCATCGAGCCGGCGGCGGGCGCCGACCGCACGACGCTCGCCCTCCTGGTGGACGCCTACGACGAGGACGAGGTCGAGGGCGAGGCGCGCGTGGTGCTCCGCCTCCATCCCCGCCTCGCCCCCTACAAGGCGGCGGTGTTTCCCCTCCTCCGCAAGGACGGCCAGCCCGAGCGCGCGCGGCGCATCTACGATGCGCTCCGCCGGCACTTCCCGGTCGACTACGACCAGGCGGGCTCGATCGGGCGGCGCTACCGCCGCCAGGATGAGGTCGGGACGCCCTTCGGCATCACCGTCGACCACGACACCATGAAGGACGGCACGGTCACGCTGCGCGACCGCGACGCGATGACGCAGGTTCGCCTCCCCGAGGATCGGCTGGTCGAGGAGCTCGGCGCGCGCATCGAGAGGCCCGCGGCGTAG